Proteins found in one Desulforegula conservatrix Mb1Pa genomic segment:
- a CDS encoding transposase, with translation GFQHEPHVTGGGKAAVEHPSFKWVNIILGNLKNALKGTYHAINRKHVPRYLAEFQYRFNRRYDLPSMIHRLIYVALRTPPMPSTMLSMAEAEW, from the coding sequence CTGGTTTCCAGCACGAACCCCATGTTACTGGAGGTGGTAAAGCAGCTGTAGAGCATCCATCCTTCAAATGGGTCAATATAATACTTGGTAACTTAAAAAATGCGCTCAAAGGTACTTATCATGCAATTAATCGCAAGCATGTTCCGCGGTACCTGGCAGAATTTCAGTACAGATTCAATCGCCGATATGATCTGCCGTCCATGATTCACAGACTGATTTATGTTGCTCTTAGGACTCCACCCATGCCATCAACCATGCTTTCTATGGCTGAAGCAGAGTGGTAA
- the thiF gene encoding sulfur carrier protein ThiS adenylyltransferase ThiF translates to MTVTNLYSSDALNKGLERYLKPEAQKKLGAAIIGIAGAGGLGSNVAAHLVRSGVKNFVIADFDRVEASNLNRQFFFPDQIGKFKVDALAENLLRIAPDINLKLYPERLTYGNTRQIFEDCSAIIEAFDDPKSKKMLVESFMNTDRFLVVASGIGGYGSPDTIKARKIKENFYIVGDGQTASDKTIPPMSPRVGLAAAIQADLILMYFIGTLTGKEANKECNHDK, encoded by the coding sequence ATGACTGTAACCAATTTATATAGTTCAGATGCTCTGAACAAAGGCCTTGAACGCTATCTGAAACCAGAGGCTCAAAAAAAACTCGGCGCCGCCATAATTGGCATTGCAGGAGCAGGTGGCCTTGGTTCCAATGTTGCCGCCCATCTTGTCAGAAGCGGGGTCAAGAATTTTGTGATTGCTGATTTTGACCGAGTTGAGGCGTCCAATCTTAACCGTCAGTTTTTCTTCCCTGATCAGATCGGGAAATTCAAGGTCGATGCTTTGGCGGAAAACCTTTTGCGCATAGCTCCTGATATTAATCTGAAACTTTATCCTGAAAGATTGACATATGGGAATACCAGACAGATTTTTGAAGACTGCTCTGCCATTATTGAGGCATTTGATGATCCAAAATCAAAAAAAATGCTGGTTGAAAGTTTCATGAATACTGATCGGTTTCTTGTTGTGGCATCAGGCATAGGTGGATACGGATCTCCTGACACAATAAAAGCAAGAAAGATCAAAGAAAACTTTTATATCGTCGGAGATGGACAAACTGCTTCAGACAAAACTATTCCGCCGATGTCTCCAAGGGTGGGACTGGCTGCCGCAATTCAGGCGGATCTTATTCTTATGTATTTTATTGGGACATTAACCGGCAAGGAAGCCAATAAAGAATGCAATCATGATAAATAA